A stretch of DNA from Leguminivora glycinivorella isolate SPB_JAAS2020 chromosome 12, LegGlyc_1.1, whole genome shotgun sequence:
CCTGGGGGACCAGGTGGGCCCATAACACCTGGAGCACCTGGCACGCCGTCATAACCTCGATCGCCTTTTTCACCTTTGAGCTAAATAAACAGATATTTCTTAGTAATCTAATGACAATAACAGTATCTAAATTTATTTGAAGGACCAATTTTAAACGACCTTTAGAGTTCAGTGGCTGCATGTccgaaaaaataaatattgtgcgGATTTTAAGTATGAGACCGATTAAAAACCGGTTTTGTAAGTAGAAAAaatgagtaggtaggtaatatgtattattcatcatatttttttataaaaaaaatcatacaattAGGTACAATTGTTTTCTGTTGTATTTATAACAATGTTTTACTGCTGAAAGTAAGCGTAGTTTGAATGAAATTCAgaaaaagtaataataattgATCTGAATTTAAATTCACTACAACGTAAACATGAACTATTCAATTTCATAGTAATTAAGTACTTTGATTATGCTAATATTTTCCATAACAAAAATCGATAAAAATCAACATGATATCTAATATACATTAAAATCGAATACGCATTTGGGTTACcagcatacataattataatggtaCTGATAATgacttatataataaataacattgATTTCAATAACGCGTGTGCCGTAGTCGTGTtgtttacatatattatattaattatcatTTACTCTTAACTTATCTTTAAACTTCAACGCGCGTTGCTCAGTGTTGAGTAATGTTTTGGTTTGGGCAGTCGTGTTATTGAAGTTAATTGTGATTAGCAAACATGCTCACGATAATAGTGGTTTCAATAGTGTTTTTTGTTGCTCTATATTTATATGGAACCCGGACATTCAACTACTGGAAAAATCGGGGAGTGAAACATGATAAACCCTATGCGTTTTACGGGAATAATTTTCGTCAATTTGTGCAGCGTTCAAGTCTAGCTATGACAGCAACAGAATTGTACAGGAAGTATCCCAATGAGAAAGTCATCGGTTACTACAGAAGCTCAACACCGGAGCTGGTTATACGGGATCCAGAAATTGCTAAAAGGATAATTAGCACCGATTTTGAGCACTTTTACGGAAGAGGATTACATCCAGATAAAATAGTGACAGAACCCCTTATGAAAAACTTGTTCTTTGTGGACGGAGATTTGTGGCGGTTGCTGCGACAAAGGTTTACGCCAGCATTTAGCACGGGCAAATTGAAGGCTATGTTTCCACTTATTACTGAAAGAGCGGAAAAGTTACAACAATTAGCTGAAGAGGTAACTCATTTGGATTCCTACGATTTGCGGGAACTCATGGCAAGATATACCACCGATTTCATAGGAGCGTGTGGATTTGGAATTAACATGGATTCGCTGAGTTCAGAAAATTCTGAGTTTCGAAAACTTGGTAAGAGAATATTCCAGAGAACCCCAAGAGACGCGCTTAGAGGCGCGTGTAAGTTCATGTTTCCCGAATTATGCAATAATGTACACTTGCTAGCACCTGAAATCGAGGAATCCATGCGTCACTTAGTTTTGTCAGTTTTAAAAGAGAAAAATTATAAACCATCAGGCAGAAATGATTTCATAGACTTATTGCTTGAGCTCAAGGAACAAGGTGATATGGTTGGAGAGTCTATAGAGAAAAAAAATGAAGACGGTACTCCTATAATAATTAATCGGGCACTAGATATAGAACTTATGGTGGCACAAGTATTTGTTTTCTTTGGCGCAGGGTTTGAGACGTCTTCTAGTGCATCTAGTTATCTTTTACATCAATTGGCATTTAATCCTGATTGTCAAGT
This window harbors:
- the LOC125232105 gene encoding cytochrome P450 6B5-like gives rise to the protein MLTIIVVSIVFFVALYLYGTRTFNYWKNRGVKHDKPYAFYGNNFRQFVQRSSLAMTATELYRKYPNEKVIGYYRSSTPELVIRDPEIAKRIISTDFEHFYGRGLHPDKIVTEPLMKNLFFVDGDLWRLLRQRFTPAFSTGKLKAMFPLITERAEKLQQLAEEVTHLDSYDLRELMARYTTDFIGACGFGINMDSLSSENSEFRKLGKRIFQRTPRDALRGACKFMFPELCNNVHLLAPEIEESMRHLVLSVLKEKNYKPSGRNDFIDLLLELKEQGDMVGESIEKKNEDGTPIIINRALDIELMVAQVFVFFGAGFETSSSASSYLLHQLAFNPDCQVKAQEEIDRMLLKHNNKITYDAVKEMTYLEMAFNEGMRMYPPVAFIYRECKSPKYTIPEIDITIDEGVKIMIPTQAIHNDEKYFDEPEKFNPERFNPENKQNRKYIYMPFGEGPRACVGARLGQMQAMAGVAAILQKFSVEPAACSVRNPQPEPTAIVAEGFVGGLPVKLKKRIK